A stretch of the Malus sylvestris chromosome 10, drMalSylv7.2, whole genome shotgun sequence genome encodes the following:
- the LOC126584739 gene encoding hyoscyamine 6-dioxygenase-like, with protein sequence METLDQNLVSSWFDVQSVPQTFVHPPEKRPGNSIDVPPCKNIPVVDLGSRDRSHTIQQISKASQDFGFFQVFNHGVCKKLIDDIMSISKEFHKMPRKDKIIEGSKDPSGRCKFYTSSENYANEEVHYWRDALTHPAHSSENYMQFLPQKPTQYREVFKAYVDEVRNMGSMILEMLAEGLGLSKEFFNGGLSENPTLLSNHYPPCPDPTLTLGLTKHRDPSLITILLQDSEGLQVFKDGNWIGVEPISSGFVVNIGYVMQMISNSKFKGADHRVVTNSRAARTTIAYFIYPSNETVIEPANVLCNPPLYRSMKFTEFLQHFKSKAANHEEMSKVLSLSSS encoded by the exons ATGGAGACATTAGACCAGAATCTTGTTTCAAGCTGGTTTGATGTTCAATCTGTTCCCCAAACCTTTGTCCACCCACCTGAAAAGCGGCCCGGTAACAGTATTGACGTTCCTCCGTGCAAGAACATTCCGGTAGTTGATCTTGGCAGCCGTGATCGCAGTCACACAATTCAACAAATTTCCAAGGCTAGCCAAGACTTCGGATTTTTCCAG GTCTTCAATCATGGGGTTTGCAAGAAGTTGATTGATGACATAATGAGTATTTCCAAGGAGTTTCATAAAATGCCCCGAAAAGATAAGATAATTGAAGGCTCAAAGGACCCTAGTGGAAGATGCAAGTTCTACACAAGCAGTGAAAACTATGCGAATGAAGAGGTTCACTATTGGCGAGATGCATTGACTCACCCTGCTCATTCTTCTGAAAACTACATGCAGTTTTTGCCTCAAAAACCTACTCAATACCG AGAAGTTTTCAAGGCATACGTGGATGAGGTAAGAAACATGGGTTCTATGATTTTGGAGATGCTTGCTGAAGGGTTGGGACTGAGCAAAGAGTTCTTCAATGGTGGACTTAGTGAAAATCCAACGCTGCTGTCCAACCATTATCCGCCATGCCCAGATCCTACTTTAACCTTGGGATTAACGAAACACCGCGATCCGAGCCTCATAACCATTTTACTTCAAGATTCAGAAGGACTTCAAGTCTTCAAAGATGGGAATTGGATTGGTGTTGAGCCTATTTCTAGTGGCTTTGTTGTTAACATAGGCTACGTCATGCAG ATGATCAGCAACTCGAAGTTTAAAGGCGCTGACCATCGAGTGGTGACAAATTCAAGAGCTGCAAGGACAACGATTGCGTACTTCATTTATCCGTCTAATGAGACCGTTATAGAACCTGCAAATGTTTTGTGCAATCCACCACTGTACAGATCCATGAAGTTTACGGAGTTCCTTCAACACTTCAAATCGAAAGCTGCCAACCACGAAGAAATGTCGAAGGTTTTAAGCCTCTCGAGTAGCTAA
- the LOC126584742 gene encoding RING-H2 finger protein ATL16-like translates to MATKHKNWYNFGDQSLILHIKNQVNSTYQPPLPSPPSSFPILAIVLLSLMASAFLLVSYYLIVVKFCSNWHQVSLLIMRSLTTLRARQNEELLTAFSPSVWNRGLDKSVIRGIPIVQFKGGIDEGRSVCGCAVCLKEFQEQDTLKVLPNCSHEFHLDCIDVWLQSNANCPLCRTSVSGTIRCPIDHVIAPSSSPQDSELFSIGSDVDFVVIELEGGDGVILPPRQPQRDDSTLVLTHSTT, encoded by the coding sequence ATGGCAACAAAGCACAAAAACTGGTACAATTTTGGTGATCAATCTCTCATCCTACACATCAAAAACCAGGTAAACTCCACATATCAACCACCTCTGCCAAGTCCACCTTCTTCTTTCCCTATATTAGCTATTGTTCTACTAAGCCTCATGGCCTCAGCTTTCTTATTAGTGAGCTACTATCTCATTGTTGTCAAGTTTTGCTCAAACTGGCACCAAGTCAGTCTCCTGATCATGAGGTCTCTGACCACCTTGCGAGCTCGGCAAAATGAGGAACTACTCACGGCCTTCTCTCCGTCAGTGTGGAACCGCGGGCTTGACAAATCAGTCATTCGTGGAATCCCAATTGTTCAGTTCAAAGGAGGAATTGATGAAGGGAGAAGTGTGTGTGGATGTGCAGTTTGTTTGAAAGAGTTTCAAGAACAAGACACCCTAAAAGTTCTTCCCAACTGCAGCCATGAGTTTCACTTGGACTGCATTGATGTATGGCTTCAAAGCAATGCCAACTGCCCCCTTTGCAGAACAAGTGTTTCGGGTACTATTCGTTGTCCGATCGATCATGTCATAGCACCGAGCTCTTCGCCTCAGGACTCGGAGCTGTTTTCGATTGGTAGTGATGTGGACTTTGTAGTCATTGAATTGgagggaggagatggagttaTACTTCCTCCTAGGCAACCACAAAGGGATGATTCCACACTAGTCCTTACTCATAGCACAACATAG
- the LOC126586447 gene encoding probable magnesium transporter NIPA9, whose protein sequence is PSPNPPAAPFVLPSPSLPPSFFQNSDSHDLLVFHLYDIFLSSCVGFLSWNGSHGRRRRKSCCSILVIRAYALNKAWLIGFLMDIFGALLMLRALSLAPVSVIQPVSGCGLAILSIFSHFYLKEMMNDVDWMGITLAGIGTIGVGAGGEEQKASIISVFHLPWLAIVVAFLFVLLNGWLRIYRRQRKEQELMEYEVVEEIIYGLVSGILFGMASVISKMGFVFLEQGFHSMLVLICVIISICCSGTGFYYQVY, encoded by the exons CCCTCTCCCAACCCGCCCGCGGCGCCGTTTGTTCTTCCTAGCCCCTCTCTCCCGCCGTCTTTCTTCCAAAATTCCGACAGCCACGATCTTCTCGTCTTCCATTTGTACGACATCTTCCTAT CTTCTTGCGTTGGATTCCTCTCTTGGAAtggaagccatggaagaaggagaagaaagagcTGCTGCTCCATTTTG GTGATCAGGGCGTATGCTTTGAACAAAGCATGGCTGATAGGATTTCTGATGGATATATTCGGAGCTTTGTTAATGTTGAGAGCATTGTCTTTAGCTCCT GTGTCTGTCATACAACCGGTTTCCGGGTGTGGACTTGCGATTCTTTCAATCTTTTCCCATTTTTATCTGAAGGAAATGATGAATGATGTTGACTGGATGGGGATTACATTAGCAGGCATTGGCACTATAG GGGTTGGTGCCGGAGGTGAGGAGCAAAAGGCTTCCATAATATCGGTGTTTCATCTACCATGGTTGGCAATTGTAGTCGCCTTCTTGTTT GTCCTCCTTAATGGGTGGCTACGCATCTACAGACGTCAACGCAAAGAACAGGAGTTG ATGGAATATGAAGTTGTTGAAGAAATTATATATGGCTTGGTATCTGGCATTTTGTTCGG GATGGCATCTGTGATATCAAAGATGGGATTTGTGTTCTTAGAGCAGGGTTTCCACAGCATGCTGGTCCTGATATGTGTGATAATCAGCATATGTTGTAGTGGTACAGGGTTTTATTACCAGGTATATTAA